In one Rhizobium lentis genomic region, the following are encoded:
- a CDS encoding LysR family transcriptional regulator, translating into MVHSSPVLPPLDTLETFARAARLGSFSAAAEESGITHGAVSRQVSRLERWMGVRLFAREARGVRLTPEGMRFFARAEEALSLLGNSGERWLPRPNKAVVRLSVTPSVASLWLFQRLAKLEGNELHVELTLEHRLADFGEGADLAVRCGKGPWAGVRALPLWQEKSFPIAAPTLADRLAQRSDAVSMLDLPILHDSNIEGWRRWLAREGVDYTPRGQDRRFEDYNLVIDACAQGLGIALARPPLSDAALAAGRVVAVSERTLDSHVAFHLIRPDDALRSPAIEFASRFLREAGHDEATINTFIAPGKAKA; encoded by the coding sequence ATGGTTCACAGCTCGCCAGTGCTTCCGCCGCTCGATACGCTCGAGACCTTTGCCCGCGCTGCGCGGCTGGGGTCGTTTTCGGCCGCAGCTGAAGAAAGCGGCATCACCCATGGCGCCGTGTCGCGGCAGGTCTCGCGGCTCGAGCGCTGGATGGGGGTGCGGCTGTTCGCGCGTGAAGCGCGCGGCGTGCGCCTGACGCCCGAGGGCATGCGATTTTTCGCCCGCGCCGAGGAGGCGCTTTCCCTGCTCGGCAATAGCGGTGAACGCTGGCTGCCGCGGCCCAATAAGGCGGTGGTGCGCCTCTCCGTCACGCCGTCAGTTGCTTCGTTATGGCTGTTTCAGCGCCTGGCAAAGCTTGAAGGAAATGAGCTGCATGTCGAACTGACGCTCGAACACCGGCTCGCGGATTTCGGCGAAGGCGCGGATCTTGCCGTCCGCTGCGGCAAGGGACCATGGGCCGGCGTGCGGGCCCTACCGCTTTGGCAGGAGAAATCCTTTCCGATCGCCGCCCCGACGCTGGCGGACCGGCTCGCACAGCGCTCGGACGCCGTGTCGATGCTCGACCTACCTATCCTTCACGACTCCAATATCGAAGGCTGGCGTCGCTGGCTCGCCCGCGAGGGCGTCGACTATACGCCGCGCGGCCAGGATCGGCGCTTTGAGGACTATAATCTGGTGATCGATGCCTGCGCACAAGGGCTCGGTATCGCCCTTGCCCGGCCGCCGCTGTCGGATGCCGCGCTTGCCGCCGGGCGCGTCGTTGCAGTGTCGGAGCGCACTCTCGATTCCCACGTCGCTTTCCACCTGATCCGGCCGGACGATGCATTGAGGAGCCCCGCCATCGAATTCGCCAGCCGCTTTCTACGCGAAGCCGGCCATGACGAGGCGACGATCAACACCTTTATCGCACCCGGCAAGGCGAAAGCGTAG
- a CDS encoding DMT family transporter, translating into MEAPMSMAASAPVSAKQQGGFDLIAFAAIVVTIVFWASSFVVIRICLGPLTPIELATARYVAAGVLALVYLAIYRPIPEKRDFLRLSVAAVLFIAAYAVLLNTGEQTVAAGPASFIINTMPVFTALIATFALGERFGRWGWAGTAVSFGGVALIALSSDGSFKLDPNAVLILGAALCSAIASVLQKPLLARLPALAVTAWILLIGSVPLFPAVPATIRALAAAPADVNWGVAYLVIFPTAIGYLTWAIALKRLTAARASNFLYGVPPVATLIGFVWLGEVPTVLGAVGGVMAILGVVVVNVMRKR; encoded by the coding sequence ATGGAGGCACCAATGAGCATGGCAGCAAGCGCACCGGTTTCGGCAAAACAGCAAGGCGGCTTCGATCTGATCGCCTTCGCGGCGATCGTGGTCACCATTGTCTTCTGGGCCTCCTCTTTCGTGGTGATCCGCATCTGCCTCGGGCCGCTGACGCCGATCGAGCTGGCGACGGCGCGTTATGTGGCGGCTGGCGTCCTCGCCCTTGTCTACCTTGCCATCTATCGGCCGATCCCGGAAAAGCGTGATTTCCTCCGCCTCTCGGTGGCTGCGGTGCTTTTCATAGCCGCCTATGCGGTTCTTCTGAACACCGGCGAGCAGACCGTGGCGGCGGGACCGGCGAGCTTTATCATCAATACCATGCCCGTCTTCACCGCCCTCATTGCCACATTCGCGCTCGGCGAGCGTTTCGGCCGATGGGGCTGGGCGGGCACTGCAGTTTCCTTCGGCGGCGTGGCGCTGATTGCGCTTTCCTCCGACGGCAGCTTCAAGCTAGATCCGAACGCCGTGCTGATCCTCGGCGCAGCGCTCTGCTCGGCAATCGCGAGCGTTTTGCAGAAGCCGCTGCTCGCTCGCCTGCCGGCGCTTGCCGTCACCGCCTGGATCCTGCTGATCGGCTCCGTGCCGCTGTTTCCGGCCGTCCCGGCGACGATCCGCGCGCTGGCCGCCGCACCGGCGGACGTCAATTGGGGCGTTGCCTATCTTGTCATCTTCCCGACGGCGATCGGTTATCTCACCTGGGCCATCGCCTTGAAGCGGCTGACGGCCGCGCGCGCTTCCAATTTCCTCTACGGCGTCCCGCCGGTTGCAACGCTGATCGGCTTCGTCTGGCTCGGCGAGGTGCCGACAGTGCTGGGTGCCGTCGGCGGGGTCATGGCGATCCTCGGTGTGGTCGTCGTCAACGTGATGCGGAAACGGTAG
- a CDS encoding GNAT family N-acetyltransferase — MDIRMATPGEDEILVSHYLKIWDSYGTPPEHYRPDAAARILAFLTSGRAERRLASFLAIVDDEIAGSVSCQLHQSPFPEVIRPEQRLHGYIWSVYVAEAFRRRGIALALTNRAVDHLKSIGCTTAVIHASDAGEPVYRSAGFELAKEMRLKFPAE, encoded by the coding sequence ATGGATATCCGAATGGCAACGCCCGGCGAGGACGAGATCCTGGTCAGCCACTATCTGAAAATCTGGGACAGCTACGGCACGCCGCCGGAACATTACAGGCCGGACGCGGCGGCACGAATATTGGCGTTCCTCACAAGTGGCCGTGCGGAACGTCGCCTTGCCTCGTTCCTGGCCATTGTGGACGATGAAATCGCCGGTTCGGTATCCTGCCAGCTCCACCAATCACCGTTTCCGGAAGTCATCCGGCCGGAGCAGCGGTTGCATGGATACATCTGGTCCGTCTATGTCGCGGAGGCCTTCCGTCGGCGCGGTATTGCATTGGCGCTGACGAACAGGGCTGTCGACCATCTGAAATCCATCGGCTGCACGACCGCCGTCATCCATGCCTCGGATGCGGGGGAACCGGTCTATCGGAGTGCTGGCTTCGAGCTGGCGAAAGAAATGCGCCTGAAGTTTCCCGCGGAGTGA